In the Brevundimonas mediterranea genome, CCGTTCCTGAACGGGGTGGTCATTGTCGCCACGCGCCACGATCCCCACGCGCTGATGGCGGCCCTAGGGCGGATCGAGGATGTCTTCGGCCGTCAGCGGTCGGTCCGCAACGCCCCGCGCACGCTGGATCTGGACCTGATCGCCTATGGTCGACTGAGCGGGGACCTGGACGGGCTGATCCTGCCGCACCCCCGCGCGGCCGAGCGCCGCTTCGTGATGGGGCCGATTGCGGAGATCGCGCCGGACTGGGTCCATCCCCACGGCGGGGTCGCCCAGGCCCTGGCGGCTTCGGCGACGGTGGGGCGCGACGCCCATCCGGTCTGAGGCCGCACTTTCGCCGCTCTGGCGTTGCAAAAGTCAGTCCCTATCTGTATTTCACGCGGTTCTCCCCCGCGTTCGAGGAATTTCATGGCCCGCGTCACCGTCGAAGACTGCATCGAAAAGGTACCGAACCGCTTTGGTCTGGTGCTGATGGCCGGCCACCGCGCCCGCAGCATCGCCAACGGCGCCGCCCTGACGATCGACCGCGACAACGACAAGAACCCGGTCGTCGCCCTGCGCGAGATCGCCGACGACACCGTCGTGCCGGATGAACTGCGCGAGACCATCATCACCACGCTGCAACGCGTCGATGAGCGCACCGAAGCCGAGGACGAGGCGGAAACCGTCGCCCTGCTGGCCGAACCGCAACACATGAACATGGCCGAGGCCGAGCTGATCCGCGCGCTGCAAAGCGACCGCGACGGCGGTCAGGAGGAGCGGTACTGACGCCCGAGGGAGCCCCTGGCGTCACTATCCTGCCGGCGCGGACCGAGACGGTTCCGCCGGCGCCCCAAACTGCAAACAAAAACGAACCTGTTTCAACGACTGCAGAACCGGCCCCCGCCATCAAGCGTGCGCCGGTTCTTCGTCAGTTCGAGCTGATCGAGGCCGTCAAGGCCTATGACCCTACCGCCGACGAAGCGCTGCTGAACCGCGCCTATGTCTATGCGATGAAGATGCACGGCTCGCAGATGCGGGCCTCGGGCGATCCCTATTTCGCCCACCCGATCCAGGTCGCGGGCATACTGACCGACTACAAGCTCGACACAGCCACCATCGTCACAGCCCTGCTGCACGATGTGGTCGAGGACACCTCGGCGACGCGCGACGACATCGCTCAGATGTTCGGCGAGGAGGTCGCGGTCCTGGTCGAAGGCGTGACCAAGCTGAGCCGGCTGGAGCTTCAGGCGGAACACACCCGCCAGGCGGAGAACCTGCGGAAATTCATCCTGGCCATCAGCCGGGACGTCCGGGTGCTGCTGGTCAAGCTGGCGGACCGTCTGCACAACATGCGCACGCTCCAGTACGTCAAGCCGGAGAAGCGCGAACGGATCAGCCGCGAGACGCTGGAAGTCTATGCCCCGCTGGGACGGTCGATCGGCATCCACTCGATTGCGTCCGAGTTGGAAGAACTGGCCTTCACCTATCTGAATCCGACGGCGAAGACGGCCATCGAACGGCGGCTGGAGGCGCTGAAGCTGGAGCATGGCCGCGCCATCGAAGGCGTGTCCGGCGAGGTCGAGCGGGTTCTGTCCGAGGCGGGCGTGGGCGCCCATGTGTTCGGGCGGCAAAAGACCCCCTATTCGATCTGGCGCAAGCTGCAGCGCAAGTCGGTCGGTTTCTCGTCCCTGTCCGACATCTATGGTTTCCGCGTGATCGTGGAAGCCGAGGACGACTGCTATCGCGCCCTGGGCGTCATCCATCGCGAATGGCCGATGGTGCCTGAGCGGTTCAAGGATTTCATCTCGACGCCCAAGTCGAACAACTATCGTTCGCTTCACACCACTGTGGTGGGGCCGCGCGGCCTCCGGATCGAGATGCAGATCCGCACAGAGGCGATGGATCGCGTGGCGGAAGACGGGGTGGCGGCCCATTGGCGCTACAAGAACCAGTCCTATGGATTCGACCACGAGGCCATGGCCAAGGGCGGCGGACGCGATCCGCTGCAGAACCTGCGCCATCTCGTTCAGGTGATTGAGCACGGCGAGGGCGGCGAAGATTGGGTCGAGCACGCCAAGCTCGAAATGTACCTGGACCAGGTGTTCGTCTTCACGCCCAAGGGGCGGCTGGTGACCTTGCCGCGCGGCGGCATGCCGCTGGACTTCGCTTATGCGGTCCACACCGAGGTCGGGGACACGGCCGTGGGGGTCAAGGTCAACGGCGAACTGAAGCCGATGCGGACGCCGCTTCAGAACGGCGACGTGATCGAGATCATCCGCGGGGCCAAACGCGAAGTGCCCGCCGACTGGCGCAGCCTGACGGTCACGGGCCGGGCCCGTTCGGCCATCCGCCGCCACATCCGGACTTCGGAACGCGAGGAGTTCGTCAAACTGGGCCGAATC is a window encoding:
- the folK gene encoding 2-amino-4-hydroxy-6-hydroxymethyldihydropteridine diphosphokinase — its product is MVEAVKRNEENGARPDAAVDVGIDGAPDLDAAVIVALGCNDKGVWASCREALEAALARFRSEGIDVVARSSWWSSMAWPDPQDPPFLNGVVIVATRHDPHALMAALGRIEDVFGRQRSVRNAPRTLDLDLIAYGRLSGDLDGLILPHPRAAERRFVMGPIAEIAPDWVHPHGGVAQALAASATVGRDAHPV
- the rpoZ gene encoding DNA-directed RNA polymerase subunit omega, with protein sequence MARVTVEDCIEKVPNRFGLVLMAGHRARSIANGAALTIDRDNDKNPVVALREIADDTVVPDELRETIITTLQRVDERTEAEDEAETVALLAEPQHMNMAEAELIRALQSDRDGGQEERY
- a CDS encoding RelA/SpoT family protein, whose product is MKRAPVLRQFELIEAVKAYDPTADEALLNRAYVYAMKMHGSQMRASGDPYFAHPIQVAGILTDYKLDTATIVTALLHDVVEDTSATRDDIAQMFGEEVAVLVEGVTKLSRLELQAEHTRQAENLRKFILAISRDVRVLLVKLADRLHNMRTLQYVKPEKRERISRETLEVYAPLGRSIGIHSIASELEELAFTYLNPTAKTAIERRLEALKLEHGRAIEGVSGEVERVLSEAGVGAHVFGRQKTPYSIWRKLQRKSVGFSSLSDIYGFRVIVEAEDDCYRALGVIHREWPMVPERFKDFISTPKSNNYRSLHTTVVGPRGLRIEMQIRTEAMDRVAEDGVAAHWRYKNQSYGFDHEAMAKGGGRDPLQNLRHLVQVIEHGEGGEDWVEHAKLEMYLDQVFVFTPKGRLVTLPRGGMPLDFAYAVHTEVGDTAVGVKVNGELKPMRTPLQNGDVIEIIRGAKREVPADWRSLTVTGRARSAIRRHIRTSEREEFVKLGRIALQQTLARIDKTLAEVSLKPILETLAVAGDDDVFESLGRGRLSPTTVAETLFPAMKGRLKAGPEKQRIESDTARLFVRGGGLTPGVSVHFGQCCTPVPGDRIVGILEPEIGLTVHTIDCQSLAAFADDDSVWHDLQWTPQAETDAVAAVRLNATIRNAPGVLGQVTTLIGEAGGNIINLSMAYRQQDFFDVTIDVEVEDAKHATMLMAALRANPSVDNVDRGRG